A part of Methanohalobium evestigatum Z-7303 genomic DNA contains:
- the pyrG gene encoding glutamine hydrolyzing CTP synthase: MKYIVVTGGVMSGLGKGITTASIGRNLKNKGYRVTAIKIDPYINIDAGTMSPYQHGEVYVLKDGGEVDLDLGNYERFLDTELTHDHNITTGKFYNSVISKERRGEYLGKTVQIIPHVTNEIKDWIRDVASDSGADICLIEVGGTIGDIESMPFLEALRQMHREEPEENTIFVHVTLVPLDAQGEQKTKPTQHSTRDMRELGLTPNVVVARCEEPLLESTISKISLFSDVPEEAVISANDVEDIYEVPLMLEKEGLTNYLMKMLDLKKITEDTSWNEMVSKMKSITGEVKFAIIGKYTHLGDSYISIREALKHAAIESGCNFKSTWIDAELINRDSDALENLSEYDGILVPGGFGERGIEGKIKAIQYAREHDIPYLGLCLGMQLSVIEFARNVAGLENANSTEFDPSTPHPVIDILPEQKDLVNMGATMRLGTYKACLKQGTLAQQIYSADEIVERHRHRYEVNPEYIEKIEKHGMIFSAMNNGKRMEIAEIPEKKFFFTSQFHPEFTSRPGHPSPPFKAFIEAMMDNK, encoded by the coding sequence ATGAAGTACATCGTAGTTACCGGTGGAGTAATGAGCGGACTGGGAAAAGGCATTACAACCGCATCGATAGGACGGAATTTGAAAAATAAGGGTTATAGGGTAACAGCTATCAAAATAGACCCATATATAAATATAGATGCTGGAACAATGAGCCCTTACCAGCATGGTGAAGTTTATGTTTTAAAGGATGGGGGGGAAGTAGACCTCGACCTTGGTAATTATGAACGGTTTCTGGATACGGAGCTAACTCATGACCATAATATCACCACCGGCAAATTCTACAATTCCGTAATATCAAAAGAAAGACGTGGAGAATATCTGGGAAAAACTGTCCAGATTATACCTCATGTGACAAATGAAATAAAAGACTGGATAAGAGATGTAGCATCTGATAGTGGTGCAGACATTTGTCTGATAGAGGTAGGGGGTACAATCGGTGATATTGAAAGTATGCCTTTCCTGGAAGCACTAAGGCAGATGCACAGGGAGGAACCAGAGGAAAATACTATTTTTGTACATGTGACGCTTGTTCCACTTGATGCACAGGGTGAACAAAAGACCAAACCTACCCAGCACTCTACAAGAGACATGAGAGAACTTGGGCTTACACCAAATGTAGTTGTAGCCAGATGTGAAGAACCGCTACTGGAAAGTACAATTTCGAAAATCTCGTTGTTTAGTGATGTTCCTGAAGAGGCTGTTATAAGTGCAAACGATGTTGAAGATATTTATGAAGTCCCCCTAATGTTGGAGAAGGAAGGGCTTACCAATTATCTAATGAAAATGCTCGATCTTAAGAAAATAACCGAGGATACTTCATGGAATGAAATGGTTTCAAAAATGAAATCCATTACCGGAGAAGTTAAGTTTGCAATAATCGGTAAGTATACACATCTTGGTGATTCTTATATAAGCATCCGTGAAGCTCTAAAACATGCTGCGATTGAAAGCGGATGTAATTTTAAATCAACATGGATTGATGCTGAATTGATTAATAGAGATTCTGATGCACTGGAAAATCTTTCCGAATACGATGGAATACTTGTACCCGGTGGATTTGGTGAAAGAGGTATAGAAGGAAAAATTAAAGCCATCCAGTATGCAAGAGAGCATGATATTCCGTATCTGGGACTATGTCTGGGTATGCAGCTTAGTGTGATTGAGTTTGCAAGAAATGTGGCAGGGTTGGAAAATGCCAACAGTACTGAGTTCGATCCATCTACTCCTCATCCGGTTATTGATATCCTCCCTGAACAAAAAGACCTTGTTAACATGGGAGCGACAATGCGCCTTGGAACTTATAAGGCATGTTTAAAACAGGGTACACTGGCACAGCAAATCTATTCAGCTGATGAGATAGTGGAAAGACACAGACACAGATACGAAGTAAATCCCGAATACATTGAAAAAATTGAAAAACACGGAATGATATTTTCGGCAATGAATAATGGAAAACGTATGGAAATTGCAGAAATACCCGAGAAAAAATTCTTCTTCACATCACAGTTCCATCCGGAATTCACATCCAGACCCGGACATCCATCCCCGCCTTTCAAAGCGTTTATTGAAGCAATGATGGATAACAAATGA
- a CDS encoding NADH-quinone oxidoreductase subunit N, translating to MNGITLFAPELTVVATALVVLMIGVFLNTESKKVLGYLASAGLAASLILTLMNLDANAVMYSGTLTVDALSQFFKIVFLIVALLVSVASIKYTENNEHVEEFFTLVLLAVVGMMMVASSNDLLVLFVSFELASISTYALAGFERRNLKSLESAMKYFIIGALSSALMLFGISFVYGLAGTTNIPEIAQNSAMLVSSPLGIVSIVLLVAGFGFKIALVPFHMWAPDTYEGSPSVVSSLLAAGSKKMGFVAAFKVFMIALVALKTEWTMAFAILSVITMTLGNVIALSQNSVKRMLAYSSVAQAGYISMAFVVMSPMAVTGGLFYILSHGFMKAGAFLVTAVVGYMILSENREAENVDHLENFKGLAKRMPISAFSMMIFVFALAGIPLTAGYMSKFVLFSSTIEAGLVWLAVIAILNSAISLYYYARVVKYMYFYPAEGERVSEPLPYALTLVAAVVGVLILGFWPEPFIQWAMEAAKVLIAT from the coding sequence TTGAATGGTATAACGTTATTTGCACCCGAGTTAACAGTAGTTGCGACTGCGTTGGTTGTATTGATGATTGGAGTATTCCTCAATACTGAATCAAAGAAGGTACTGGGATACCTTGCATCAGCAGGGCTTGCTGCATCTTTGATTTTAACGCTAATGAATCTGGATGCAAATGCAGTAATGTATTCAGGAACACTGACAGTTGATGCGCTTTCCCAGTTTTTTAAAATCGTATTCTTGATAGTAGCATTACTGGTTTCAGTTGCATCCATCAAATATACAGAAAACAATGAACATGTAGAGGAATTCTTTACACTGGTCTTGCTGGCAGTAGTAGGTATGATGATGGTAGCATCATCCAACGACTTGCTGGTGTTGTTCGTTTCCTTTGAACTTGCGAGTATATCCACCTATGCACTTGCAGGATTTGAAAGAAGAAACCTTAAGTCACTTGAATCCGCAATGAAATACTTTATAATCGGAGCATTGTCTTCTGCGCTAATGCTTTTTGGTATTTCCTTTGTTTATGGATTGGCAGGAACTACAAACATTCCGGAAATAGCCCAGAACAGTGCAATGCTTGTATCATCCCCGCTTGGAATTGTATCAATTGTTTTACTGGTTGCAGGATTTGGTTTCAAGATAGCACTTGTTCCATTCCATATGTGGGCACCGGATACATACGAGGGTTCGCCTTCGGTAGTATCTTCACTACTGGCAGCAGGTTCCAAGAAAATGGGATTTGTGGCGGCTTTCAAGGTTTTCATGATCGCGCTTGTGGCTCTTAAGACCGAGTGGACTATGGCATTTGCAATACTGTCTGTAATTACCATGACGCTTGGTAATGTGATAGCTCTTTCACAAAACAGTGTCAAACGAATGCTTGCCTATTCATCAGTTGCTCAGGCAGGATATATTTCCATGGCTTTTGTTGTAATGAGTCCAATGGCAGTAACCGGTGGGTTGTTTTACATACTATCTCACGGCTTTATGAAAGCAGGAGCATTCCTTGTTACAGCAGTAGTAGGTTACATGATTCTTTCAGAAAATAGGGAAGCAGAAAATGTTGACCATCTGGAGAATTTCAAGGGGCTTGCCAAAAGAATGCCGATATCAGCATTTTCCATGATGATATTTGTATTTGCACTGGCAGGAATACCACTGACAGCCGGCTATATGAGTAAATTTGTCCTCTTCTCCTCTACTATTGAAGCAGGGCTTGTATGGCTCGCAGTAATAGCAATCCTTAATAGTGCAATATCTCTTTACTACTATGCAAGGGTTGTAAAGTACATGTATTTCTATCCTGCAGAAGGGGAAAGAGTTTCAGAGCCTCTTCCATATGCACTGACACTGGTAGCCGCAGTAGTAGGTGTTCTTATACTGGGATTCTGGCCAGAACCCTTTATACAGTGGGCTATGGAAGCAGCAAAAGTGTTAATCGCAACATAA
- a CDS encoding DUF7524 family protein — protein sequence MLLQQVHINRLEINSIEFEDDIVEIPLSPGGEHSFEIAVINYGSPTNVYFSTSDNLKDHITFLEDNPYVRHEEYVPVISHLPIGGEEFVKGEIYVTVGYGSRTSGFSIKIGSEKSANISVEVDVDDHITVDNKFEMNRNSNKGDSGSTAYSIKSSLDVSPRIALLIAGVLIASFMIYFLSTQATGIEYEMGFYPAVILAILFTALIMYLFLKLPINK from the coding sequence ATGTTATTGCAACAGGTACATATTAACAGGTTGGAAATTAATTCAATTGAATTTGAAGATGATATTGTAGAAATACCTTTATCACCTGGTGGAGAACATTCGTTTGAAATAGCTGTGATTAATTATGGTTCACCTACAAATGTTTATTTTTCAACCAGTGATAATCTCAAAGATCATATAACTTTCCTTGAAGATAATCCATACGTCCGGCACGAGGAGTACGTGCCTGTAATATCTCATCTTCCAATAGGAGGAGAGGAATTTGTAAAAGGAGAAATTTATGTAACAGTTGGATACGGTTCAAGGACCTCTGGTTTTTCGATAAAAATTGGTAGTGAAAAATCAGCAAATATTTCAGTAGAAGTAGATGTTGATGATCACATAACAGTGGATAATAAATTTGAAATGAATCGAAACAGTAATAAAGGGGATTCTGGTAGTACAGCGTATTCAATAAAATCCAGTTTGGATGTATCACCAAGAATTGCCCTGTTAATAGCAGGTGTATTGATTGCATCCTTTATGATATACTTCCTGTCAACCCAAGCTACAGGAATAGAATATGAAATGGGATTTTACCCGGCAGTAATACTGGCGATATTGTTTACAGCATTGATAATGTATTTGTTTTTAAAACTCCCGATTAATAAATAA
- the fpoM gene encoding F(420)H(2) dehydrogenase subunit M yields MLPVLSMLILIPLIFAVITFFTKTKEQARTTALTGSVISLVLALYMYMNFDSSIASLQFVEISKWVPSLGITYSVGVDGVSMPLILLNAIVIPFLIIYSWNEEKSYPNRFFGLILAMQGAVIGVFAALDFFLFYVFWELTLIPLYFMVSQWGGPNKEFAAIKFFIYTHVASLVMLLGIFALYFTAWSQTGSPTFNIQELLTQFQSFEAPLVKDAIFIALLFGFIVKIPTFPFHSWLPDAYTESPIAGNVLFILLKIGGYGLFRIMLPILPFTGTPNLMISIMALLGTASIIYGAFVALAQRDFKRMIAFASVSHMGFVVLGSAGLVSLSVSGAMFQQFSHGLILSVMFMSVGVIQTNAGTRIINQLGGLSKKMPKLALIMVVVFMASLGLPGLTGFVAEFLVLTSSYVNLPGYVLAVMIGIVITAAYHLWAMQRSMFGLYNEKLGDVKDLTNYQSLSMAVISLLVIYFGLNPNPVLDMMITNSEHIVSLLSVAGV; encoded by the coding sequence ATGTTGCCTGTTTTATCAATGTTGATATTGATACCGTTAATATTTGCAGTAATAACATTTTTCACGAAAACGAAAGAACAGGCAAGAACAACTGCACTGACTGGCTCAGTTATATCTCTGGTTCTTGCGCTGTATATGTACATGAATTTCGACAGCAGTATAGCCAGTTTACAATTTGTGGAAATATCAAAATGGGTACCTTCACTGGGAATAACCTACTCGGTAGGTGTTGATGGTGTATCAATGCCATTGATACTGCTCAATGCAATTGTAATTCCATTTTTGATAATCTATTCATGGAATGAAGAAAAATCCTATCCAAACAGATTCTTTGGTTTGATTCTTGCAATGCAGGGAGCAGTCATAGGTGTATTTGCAGCTCTTGATTTCTTCCTGTTTTACGTATTCTGGGAACTGACCCTTATACCTCTCTACTTTATGGTAAGCCAGTGGGGAGGTCCAAACAAAGAATTTGCAGCTATCAAATTCTTCATTTATACACATGTGGCATCACTGGTAATGCTGCTGGGAATATTTGCCCTGTATTTTACTGCATGGAGCCAGACAGGAAGTCCAACGTTTAATATACAGGAATTGTTAACCCAGTTCCAGTCTTTTGAAGCTCCACTGGTAAAAGATGCAATATTTATCGCGCTCCTGTTCGGGTTTATAGTAAAAATACCGACATTCCCGTTCCATTCATGGCTTCCGGATGCATATACTGAATCACCGATAGCAGGCAATGTATTGTTCATACTCTTAAAAATCGGAGGCTATGGACTTTTCAGAATTATGCTTCCAATACTTCCGTTTACAGGAACACCTAACCTGATGATTTCTATCATGGCATTGCTTGGGACTGCAAGTATTATCTACGGAGCATTTGTGGCACTTGCCCAGAGAGATTTCAAACGGATGATTGCCTTTGCCAGTGTAAGTCATATGGGATTTGTAGTTCTTGGTTCAGCAGGTCTTGTTTCGCTTTCTGTATCAGGAGCAATGTTCCAGCAGTTTTCACACGGACTGATTTTAAGTGTGATGTTTATGTCGGTTGGAGTGATTCAGACCAATGCTGGAACCAGAATAATCAATCAACTGGGCGGTCTTTCAAAGAAGATGCCAAAACTTGCATTAATAATGGTGGTTGTCTTTATGGCATCACTCGGACTTCCGGGCCTTACCGGATTTGTTGCGGAGTTTCTGGTATTGACCTCCAGTTATGTGAATCTCCCCGGTTATGTGCTGGCGGTTATGATAGGAATTGTTATAACAGCAGCCTATCATCTTTGGGCTATGCAAAGGTCGATGTTTGGATTATATAACGAAAAACTTGGAGATGTAAAAGATCTTACCAATTACCAGAGTTTGTCAATGGCAGTGATTTCATTGCTTGTGATATACTTTGGATTGAACCCTAACCCGGTGCTTGATATGATGATAACGAACTCAGAACATATTGTCAGTCTATTATCTGTTGCGGGGGTGTAA
- the fbp gene encoding fructose-1,6-bisphosphate aldolase/phosphatase gives METTFSAIKADVGSVAGHHVVPEELEESAISVLEEAKGKDIFDYFVTHCGDDLELIITHDKGEDSEEVYEIAWNAFLKATEKAKELGLYGAGQDLLSDAFSGNIKGMGPGIAEMEFKERKSNPVFTFMMDKTEPGAFNLPMYKIFADPFNTAGLVLDPNMHSGFVFEVWDIKESKKINFYCPNDLYDMLALIGAKSRYVIKRVYPKEDNPKATSQEPAAVISTEKLSHIAGEYVGKDDPVAVVRGQSGLPAAGEILEPFTHPELVSGWMKGSHNGPLMPVPVEDATPTRFDGPPRAICLGFQVKDGMLIGPVDSFADPAFDKTREKAHQVSDYMRAHGPFEPHRLPEEEMEYTTLPDVMEKINHRFEDMD, from the coding sequence ATGGAAACAACTTTTAGTGCAATTAAAGCAGATGTAGGCAGTGTAGCCGGACATCACGTTGTGCCCGAAGAACTTGAAGAAAGTGCTATATCAGTTCTTGAAGAGGCAAAAGGAAAAGATATATTTGATTACTTTGTTACCCACTGCGGTGATGACCTTGAACTTATCATAACCCATGACAAGGGTGAAGATAGTGAAGAGGTCTATGAAATCGCTTGGAACGCATTTTTAAAGGCTACTGAAAAGGCAAAAGAACTCGGATTGTATGGTGCTGGACAGGACCTTTTAAGTGACGCTTTTTCAGGAAACATCAAAGGTATGGGCCCTGGTATTGCAGAAATGGAGTTTAAAGAAAGAAAAAGTAATCCTGTATTTACTTTCATGATGGACAAAACTGAACCAGGTGCATTCAATCTGCCAATGTATAAGATATTTGCTGACCCGTTCAACACCGCTGGCCTGGTGCTTGACCCGAATATGCACTCTGGATTTGTTTTTGAAGTGTGGGACATCAAAGAAAGTAAAAAAATTAATTTCTACTGCCCGAATGACCTCTACGACATGCTTGCTCTTATAGGTGCCAAAAGCAGATATGTAATCAAAAGAGTATATCCAAAAGAAGATAATCCAAAAGCAACTTCTCAAGAACCTGCTGCTGTAATATCAACCGAAAAACTATCACATATAGCAGGAGAATATGTTGGTAAAGATGACCCTGTTGCAGTTGTCAGAGGTCAATCAGGACTGCCTGCTGCCGGTGAAATACTTGAACCGTTTACTCACCCAGAACTTGTCAGTGGATGGATGAAAGGCTCTCACAACGGACCACTGATGCCTGTACCGGTGGAAGATGCTACACCTACAAGATTTGATGGACCGCCAAGAGCTATATGTCTTGGATTCCAGGTCAAAGACGGTATGCTGATAGGTCCGGTTGATTCATTTGCAGACCCGGCATTTGATAAAACCAGAGAAAAAGCACATCAAGTATCTGATTATATGCGGGCACATGGTCCATTCGAACCACACCGCCTCCCTGAAGAAGAAATGGAATATACTACACTACCTGATGTCATGGAAAAAATCAATCACCGTTTTGAAGATATGGATTAA
- a CDS encoding methytransferase partner Trm112, with translation MKKELMDILACPICKGDLVLNIIEEDEVEIKSGTLYCSQCREYYPVEDGIPNLLPPDIRE, from the coding sequence TTGAAAAAAGAATTAATGGACATACTGGCATGCCCTATCTGTAAAGGGGATTTGGTTTTAAATATTATCGAAGAAGATGAAGTTGAAATAAAATCAGGTACACTTTATTGTTCACAATGCAGGGAATACTACCCTGTAGAAGACGGTATTCCTAATCTGCTCCCGCCAGATATTAGAGAATAA
- the fpoL gene encoding F420H2 dehydrogenase subunit FpoL: MPIGDFAFLIPLLPALAFVITFFLGKKMYAGGALVPIGAIALSFVISLLITLNLLQNPDQIVAQSVDWFGAFNLGILIDPLAAVMLTMVSFVSLLIHIYSVGYMEHDKSKPRYFAETALFTCSMLGLILSDNILQLFVFWELVGLSSYLLIGFWYGKPSAASAAKKAFLTTRIGDVMFLAGIIILFSDLFAIFNGFPDNAYMLQFTEMFNHIPEIAGMSAQIFGFEVSHLTLITLLFFGGAVGKSGQFPLHVWLPDAMEGPTTVSALIHAATMVTAGVYLVARTFPMFISAPDTLIVIAYLGGFTALFAATMAIVMNDLKRVLAYSTISQLGYMMLGLGMGAVIGMEAVGLSIFHLINHAFFKALLFLSAGSVIHAVGTHDMRELGGVGKVMPITAITMLIAGLSLAGFGIPGTIIGTSGFLSKDAIIEAAFLFGEHSHNWLPYIFAIVGAFLTSAYIFRLLFMTFTGKPRTDYDGHESPSSMTVPMVILAAFSLFFGMFTTGTFSRFLGDTFNFINMNLNELAASLGNYELLHEAGHEPLIILWLPLILAVAGLLITYLIYYLRVLDFSVSRNNPIYKLVYNRYYQNEILTEGFAIKVVYEGVSLALYHIDRGINWIVNAIGSALTEAGHMFRHVQTGVVQNYATAIIAGVSLLAILVKIIMEVI, encoded by the coding sequence ATGCCTATAGGTGATTTTGCTTTTTTAATACCACTATTACCGGCACTGGCTTTTGTGATAACATTCTTTTTAGGTAAGAAGATGTATGCAGGCGGTGCATTGGTTCCGATAGGAGCAATAGCGTTATCATTTGTTATATCTTTGCTAATAACATTAAATCTGCTTCAAAATCCGGATCAGATTGTAGCTCAATCTGTTGACTGGTTCGGAGCTTTCAATCTGGGTATTCTAATTGACCCACTGGCGGCAGTAATGCTGACGATGGTATCCTTTGTGAGTTTACTGATTCATATTTATTCAGTAGGCTATATGGAACATGACAAATCCAAACCCAGATATTTTGCAGAGACTGCATTATTTACATGTTCTATGCTTGGTCTGATACTATCGGACAATATTTTGCAGCTGTTTGTATTCTGGGAACTTGTAGGTTTAAGCTCATATTTGCTTATTGGATTCTGGTATGGGAAACCATCGGCTGCATCAGCAGCAAAGAAAGCCTTCTTGACCACCAGAATAGGAGACGTAATGTTTCTGGCAGGTATCATAATCCTGTTTTCGGATTTGTTTGCAATCTTTAACGGATTCCCTGATAATGCCTATATGCTCCAGTTTACTGAAATGTTTAACCATATCCCTGAAATAGCAGGGATGAGCGCTCAAATCTTTGGATTTGAAGTTAGTCATCTTACACTGATAACCTTGTTGTTTTTCGGTGGAGCAGTAGGTAAATCCGGACAGTTTCCGCTCCATGTCTGGCTTCCGGATGCTATGGAAGGTCCTACCACAGTTTCTGCACTGATTCACGCAGCAACCATGGTAACTGCTGGTGTTTACCTTGTTGCAAGAACCTTCCCGATGTTTATCTCTGCACCGGATACACTAATAGTCATTGCTTATCTTGGTGGATTTACCGCATTGTTTGCAGCAACCATGGCTATAGTTATGAACGACCTGAAACGTGTGCTTGCCTATTCCACCATCAGTCAACTGGGATACATGATGCTTGGACTTGGAATGGGTGCAGTTATCGGAATGGAGGCAGTAGGTCTTTCAATATTCCATCTAATCAACCATGCATTCTTTAAGGCACTGCTTTTCCTGAGTGCTGGAAGTGTGATTCATGCAGTAGGAACACATGATATGAGAGAACTCGGCGGTGTAGGAAAAGTAATGCCTATTACTGCAATAACAATGCTTATTGCTGGACTTTCACTTGCAGGGTTTGGTATACCCGGTACGATTATAGGTACCAGTGGATTTTTAAGTAAAGATGCTATAATCGAGGCAGCATTCCTTTTCGGAGAACACAGCCATAATTGGCTTCCATACATATTTGCCATAGTTGGGGCGTTCCTGACATCAGCTTATATATTCAGATTACTGTTTATGACCTTTACAGGTAAACCAAGAACTGATTATGATGGACACGAATCACCGTCATCCATGACTGTGCCTATGGTTATTCTTGCAGCATTTTCGCTATTCTTTGGAATGTTTACAACAGGAACGTTTTCCAGATTCCTAGGAGATACGTTCAATTTCATAAACATGAATCTGAATGAACTTGCTGCAAGTCTTGGTAACTATGAGCTACTACATGAAGCGGGTCATGAACCACTAATAATTCTGTGGTTGCCTCTTATACTCGCAGTAGCGGGTCTTTTGATTACGTATCTAATATATTACCTCAGAGTTCTGGATTTCAGTGTGTCCAGAAACAATCCAATTTACAAACTGGTATACAACAGATATTATCAGAACGAGATACTTACTGAAGGTTTTGCAATAAAAGTGGTCTACGAAGGAGTATCACTTGCATTGTATCATATAGACAGAGGTATTAACTGGATTGTAAATGCAATAGGTTCAGCTCTTACTGAAGCAGGACATATGTTCAGACATGTCCAGACAGGAGTTGTCCAGAACTACGCAACAGCGATAATTGCAGGTGTAAGTCTTCTGGCAATACTGGTTAAAATAATCATGGAGGTAATCTAA
- a CDS encoding F420H2 dehydrogenase subunit FpoO, producing the protein MADCELCGESLPTLCPVRVYAPRLIITYPEGVCKGLCPTCVKAAEDTYSKLDQSILSVSSGKCNLCGKPTRLYPVEVQIPSFKQGVEKVDMNLCRTCLEACHETHEKYHEKFEEAYH; encoded by the coding sequence ATGGCAGATTGTGAACTATGTGGAGAAAGCCTTCCTACACTGTGTCCGGTAAGAGTTTATGCTCCCAGATTAATAATAACATATCCTGAGGGAGTATGTAAAGGTCTATGTCCGACATGTGTCAAGGCTGCAGAAGATACATATTCAAAACTGGACCAATCCATCCTAAGTGTATCCAGTGGGAAATGTAATCTGTGTGGTAAGCCAACAAGGTTGTACCCTGTAGAGGTGCAGATTCCATCTTTCAAGCAAGGTGTCGAGAAAGTAGATATGAATCTCTGCAGAACATGTCTTGAAGCCTGCCATGAAACCCATGAAAAATATCATGAGAAATTCGAGGAAGCTTACCACTAA
- a CDS encoding nucleoside recognition domain-containing protein produces MNYYLDLFVRVLDFAVPVLVIIFIGIFGSGVLIEKGLMQKLSRFARPIFKYTYLPETCASSFLVALGSSVAANTMIVKRQDDGCLNRREVLLCSLMNSTPAYIRSIFTYQIPIMLPALGAVVGSFYAFVFIITAIIKIIVVVVASRLFLVENPCKVSDTPETEKVSLKTALLRSLKREKKLFLKIAVIYLVMTTLVFALRDQGAFEVFSVLPLAEIFGLPSESIVPLTSYIASPILGASILGPMIHSGSITYLQAMIVLMVGSMFMLPLLGIKNMAPRYVSIFGFRLGLGIVTLSMSISVMIRFILLLILLAIAG; encoded by the coding sequence ATGAATTATTATCTGGACCTGTTCGTCCGAGTTCTTGATTTTGCAGTACCTGTACTTGTAATTATATTTATAGGAATATTTGGCAGTGGGGTGCTTATTGAAAAGGGACTGATGCAAAAGTTATCTCGTTTTGCACGACCAATATTCAAATACACCTATCTTCCAGAAACCTGTGCCTCATCGTTTCTGGTAGCTCTCGGTTCTTCAGTTGCTGCAAATACCATGATTGTAAAACGCCAGGACGATGGATGCTTGAACAGAAGAGAGGTATTACTCTGTTCTCTCATGAATAGTACTCCCGCATACATCAGGTCGATTTTTACCTATCAAATACCTATAATGCTACCTGCACTTGGTGCCGTGGTTGGAAGTTTTTACGCTTTTGTATTTATCATAACAGCAATAATAAAAATTATAGTCGTCGTGGTTGCAAGTAGGTTATTTCTTGTAGAAAACCCCTGTAAGGTTTCTGATACTCCTGAAACCGAAAAAGTATCTTTAAAAACCGCCTTATTGAGGTCTTTAAAAAGAGAGAAAAAATTGTTCTTAAAAATTGCAGTTATTTATTTGGTAATGACCACTCTTGTATTTGCACTCAGAGACCAAGGAGCATTTGAAGTTTTTAGCGTTTTGCCCCTTGCCGAAATTTTTGGACTGCCATCTGAGAGTATAGTACCTTTGACATCTTATATAGCAAGCCCAATACTGGGTGCATCCATTCTTGGACCCATGATACACAGTGGAAGTATAACATATCTGCAGGCGATGATTGTTCTCATGGTAGGGAGTATGTTTATGCTACCACTACTGGGTATAAAAAATATGGCTCCAAGATATGTTTCTATTTTTGGATTCCGTCTTGGTCTGGGTATCGTTACCCTGTCAATGTCAATCAGTGTAATGATAAGGTTTATACTTCTTCTTATATTACTAGCAATCGCAGGCTAA